The DNA segment TGCTCGAGGAAGGCTCCTTTAGAAGTAGAACAGCCGACTTTGTGATGATGTTTCTTTTTGGAGGGACCTGCATGATTGTATCCTTTTATCAACCAGCTCAACAACATTTTGACGTTATTTTCCTTAACCCGCCACagatttttgcattttttgttaatttattatttttgggaCAAGCGTTTACAATAATGCTAGTCTATGTCTGGTCCAGACGCAACCCTTATGTGAGAATGAACTTTTTCGGACTTCTCAATTTCCAAGCACCATATTTACCGTGGGTTTTATTAGGTTTTTCGCTATTACTAGGCAATGCAGTGTACGTGGATTTAATGGGAATAGCGGTGGggcatatttattattttatggaGGATGTGTTTCCAAACCAAAGAGGGGGCTTTAGAATATTGAAGACACCGCATTTGATGTGCGACGATTTTGATTCGTTAGATTCTCGATAACTCGCGTGTTTTTAGGCGAACACTGTTTGATGAAATACCTGAAGATACAGATTATGTTCCGCCGCCTGAAGACAGACCAGGAGGTTTTGAATGGGGTAATCAGAATCAAGAGGTGAATCCCCAGGAGAACCCTCAGTGATACCAACTACCGTACAATTTCCGCAAATATCAAAGCCAGTGTAAATTACCcccacaaattaatttgtaatacttgtttaataataaaagaatTTATCTCAGTTGtaacaacaatttattaaaactaaatttGCGTTCACAGAGCCTTGCACAAATAAAACGAGTGATGAGTATACTTCCTCTACttttcaagttaaaaaaaaagacaatgaAACACTTGAAACCTAAATATTAGGTTTCGAAAATCAATTTGGTTTCATGATCACTTAATCAACGTCTTTTATATAATAGCACTTTtaaatatcttaaataaaattcacttcTTTCTCACACCTTATTTCTCACTTCAGAGACGCGCCCTCTGTCGAGAAGCCTGAACAATAAAGCACTACACAAGCCATccataaagaaaaaatagcaaaaaAGGAACCGATTAGATATTAAAAGATCAGACTGTACCTCACTTTACACGAAATACGTACTCGACCGTACGtctgattttgaaaataaaatcctAACTTAAAAATCGCTTCACGTCTATATATTCTGCTTCGTCATTCTTCATATCGCGACTGTCGCCAGCAGAACGGTGATGTCGTCTGGTTTCCCACCTGTAATCAATTCGAATCAATCTCTTTACATCTAGATCTCCTGCTACGACGTACCGATGGTGTTGATACCGTTAGCGAAAGCACTTTCGGCGAATGGTGAAATGAACGTCTCGTCGAACGATAAGTTGCGTGCCATCCACGCTATGGAGTTGGCCACCATTTGGAGGCGGCTGGCGCAACGTTCGCCTTGAACctgaaatgtttttgtttacaGCAAAAGTGGTCCCACGGCCGAATTAGGGTCGTTAAACGTGTAATTTATTCATTGTCCCCGCgatgttgttttttaaaagatttccaAACACAAAAAGAGAAGTCGTGGATGCGGTTCCAAATCAATGCTAGTTTCACCGGGTGTCCCCGTTGTACAAACACTTCAATTTCAACAATGCACGTTTATTACCGTTGTAACGATAATTGAAATCGTTAAAAAGAGATCGCGTGAGGTCGGTACGTAATTTGTGACgggtatttttaaatcaaaattgccaaattgCGCTGATGTGATGTCTTGTCCTAATTTCATGTACTTAGACTATAGTACCGACAACAATCTCCAACACATTTAAGCCGAACCTGATGTGTCGCGAAATTTGGTGCATTCACGAGATCTACCAAACGGGATCAACATTTTGAGGCGCAACGAGTCTGGCACcaacaagaaaaaaagtcgAGGTCTTGGACCCTCCTTTCCatttgtaaatacataatgcttttgatattattttttccactttGGTACCTATTATAAGTGAGTCTTTGTGAAACTAAAAGTACTGTCACAAAGAAactttttgtgaaactgtttttttttttatacgtaTTACGTTGGTATTGCTGTTAATAGCACACTGGCCGACGTCTGGCATCtctagcgagctcctgttaacaattaaaacatttgacataaatttcacagaaatgcCACCATAACTCATGCCACACAAAAGTCCCtagattatttcataattagatttttgagtttttatcAAACTAATGCgaccaaaatagaaaaagtaCTACGTCAAgagtcttataaaactcgtctaataatatacagcgtgatcaacaatgactaagtgtgttggcaataaaacaattgaaaaatattggtgtttttttgtctcgtaattggcaatgaccggatgttttaaatgacacatttaaaaaaataggttattttcaaaattaaaatcttcaaatgGGTAACTGTATATGCCACGATTTTGTAAAAGACGTACGATTTCATTTTCAAGGTTGACTGAGCTAAAAAATTTCTTGATGACACAATTAGACTTAATTGCATATTGTTGATTCTTTTTATGTCTGCAGAAATCACATATTATGAAACCACTGTAATTACTTCCATTAAACATTTTGAACGATAAAATACACCCATTCATGTTAAAGTGAACCATGAGAAAGCATCAGTACAAATTCTATAGTCACGGCACAAAcaaatgaaacataaaaactttttaatgGACAATACATCGTCCATAAAATACAGTGATATAACTCGAACttacaaaaacaaagttaCAACCGCTTCATTGTTTATGGCAAGGTcaacaacgaaaaaaaaaaaagaaaataacttTTAATCAGTTAAATATTACTATTAAAACACTAATTTCATAAACGTTGTGGTGTTGGTATCATAtccatttgacatttcacacTGTGCATGACACAACACTGATTCCTACATATCAGGTCGCGAACTTTTTCAATGACCCTCGTAAGAACagtaactaaattaaacttaatcaatttttgaaaatcaacAAGGTCTCCAGTGAGTAATTCTCGCTGAAACCTGTTTCAAAATaccaaaagaatattttagaagcaatttcaacaattttaaattttctaaaataatcaATTTCTTAGTCTGATCCTAGAGTTTtaagtttacaaaaaaaattcagtagCTCCGTTTTCCCTCCGTCTAAATTCTGGCAACTTTTTGCTAATACATAATATAAGATACTTCAAATGAACAATCTTTCTGGTAAAACTTTGTAAAAAGATCTTACTTTTTAATTAGTCAAGTATGTAAAAAATGCATGAGCCGCAAACACAATCACGTCACCTCATAATTTACGATTTAATGTTTCTACTTTTGTTTTCCAAACAAAAGCAAAGTTTAACTTTGTAGATAACTGTGCAAACacaaatgaacaaaaatatatttgacaCATATTATTACTAAATCTTTGTTTAGATTTTATCACATTATCCAGTTCTATTTATTTGTTCGTTCCTCTCGAGTGTACGAGGTGCTAAATGATGTATTTAAAATTCTGCTCAGCTtccaccattattattattaccattAAACTAGTTACTTCCTTCCAAATTACGCTATAAAAgcgataaaaatttaatgtttctCAACGGGCGAACGAACAATGCATTCTTATCATCCCCACCAGAATCGAGACTATGACACAGCCGACAAAATTTCGCAGAAATCTGTAATTTCACGCAAGTATTTGATTACGAAATGATCTCAATAGAAAAACAAACCGCACACGAACGAAAAACCCATCACAGCTCACGCAAACTTCGACCAACAACGAACCTTTTTCAGCTCGTCGACGAGCAGATTCTGCGGAAGGTTATCGAAGACACCGTCGGTGGCCACCAGTATGACATCTCCGTCCTCCACCGGGAAGTTGTCCGTGATGGCCGAATCCGGCTGATCCGACAGCACGTCCGCTTGATAACCAGGAGGCGGTAACGACAATTGAAACGGcgtattaaaataatgttgCTGCTCCTCGCTCTTGCGTATGATTCTACCCTTCCGGACGACGATGAAACCGCTGTCGCCGATGTTGGCCGTGTAGAGGGTGTTGTTGTCGCGATTGAGGATGACCACGCACGCCGTGCTGCTGCCTACGGAATACAAGAAAAACACgttcccaaaaaaattaactccAGAGAAATGTCTCATTACCCAGAATGGCCTTCTTGTGGTGCAACAGCTCGCAGTAGCTCCTCGCCAGCAGATCCGAAGGGTTGGTCGGGGTGAAACGGCCCAGCTTTACCAGACGCTCGCACGTCTTCATCAGGTGAAGGGAAAACTCTCCGGGGTCGATCCCGTACGCCCTCCAACCCCCGACGCCGTCGGCGACACCTGCGACAAGATCCAGGTTTAGGGGTTGCCATGGAAACGCACCTGGTTGCGCCAGGCAACGCAATTACACAGTGACGTCACAACAATTTGCGCAAAAGTGTTGTAATGTAATCAACCCCATTATCAGCCGAAGAAACGGATCTCGATAAGTGCATGTGTCAACAATATTGTCGCATGGTTATTTTTCACAACGCCAACAGCGATAACAAATACAATATGTACAATTGCTTCTGAATTATCGACGATGAGCTGACTGGAAATCTATCGACCTTGGTCTGGGACAGTTTGGACTATTTTTGGTTGTTTACATCAACCATCCATTCATAAATACTTTGATGGCGCTGCTTGTGTCGTAACTTTGTTGTTGGTTTACGTACCAAAGCGAAgacattataaaaaaatttcgtaatttcgtgAGTCAACACTTGAAAgggcgccaaaaaaattcacacAGGAAAAGTTAATTTGGAGAGTTTTTGAATCGCGATTCGACACACTTAAACCAGGAAGTTCCAATGCGTGGTTAATTTTACACGCTCCTGTCAAAATCCTGCCGGTTTCAACAGAGCAAAGTGAGTTTTTGCAAGTAACAGGATTTGGGCACACCAAATaggttttaaattaattcacgaaaaaaaatgataatgcGACCTTTTCCGCTCGTTGTAGAAAGCGAATGTCAAAGAACTCGACGAGAAACGTGTGGAAATTTCCTTCGGCAGCAAATCAAAAGCCTGCAAAGCAAGGACACGCCCAGCCAAACGATCTAAACGACCGATTGCGAATCAATTGATCGACGATTCACCTGAACATGCTGCGGGGTCAAAAACGACCCCGACCTGTCGGGTCTAAAATGACCCCGACCTGTCTATCGTTGGGCTCGTGTCCTGACACAATACCGTAATCCTTTGCATCACGACGACGTAATGAAGTAATCCTTTGGTGTATTAAGGACAATAAGATAACGCCTTGATGTATTTATAAGCTGTTAATATTTGATGTAGAATGTCAATATGATTGTTTTATCTGGCTTGGGGCATTTTTGTGATTCAAATATCGAATAAACAGTAAATCGACCTACAATTTGGTATTCTAACGACAAACACGTGCGTATAGCAAAATGCGTCACACTTGTTCAACAAGTCTTTGCCAATCAGAATTCGTATCGTCGAACTTTGATACCGAGTTTAAACGTAACAAACCAAACAAATTCATTAAATTCCAATGGTGACAATTGAAATGGCTGTGTCAATATTGATCGAAATGTCGCGTTATGGGTCCAAGTGAGGATAGATTCTGCGGTCCAtactgtaaaaaataaaatggccCCGCGAGGGGAGACAATGGGTCCCTGAGGGGAGGCGGCTTCACGTGACAATTCGATGACGTCACAAGTTAAAGGTTATGTCAGGTATACTGACCCAAAACGTCTGCAGACTTGTGCTTCGCGGTGAACCAGGCGTCATCCCCGAACTGCCCCTTGATCAGTCTCTGTATCCCCCTCTCCTTGGAAAATCCACAGACGGCCGAAACGAGCTGGGGGTCGGTTTTCCTCTGGATGTTCGGATCGGCCGCCGTGGACAGATTGGTGATTCCATTGAAAATAGCACGAGATATCAGTCTCCCAGTTAACCACAATGAGTGCATTATATAACAAGGGAAATGGGTAAAGCACTACAATGTCAGATTATCACAATAATAAACACATCGTTTCGATGGCGTAGTCAATCGGTCGACTGTTTTCAAATCAACACCAAAGTTCTGCTTTGGCACAACATTACAAAAGAGTCGTCCGACCTGGTCAGCTGCTCACCACCACACGAATCGCAAAGTCCCTACGCCATCACTGGTTGGCTGACGGCAGCGACATCTCGTGAGCGTCTAATTGGCACGTGACGGGCGCCGGTGGTCGTTTGAAATCACGCGCTACGGACCGCATGACGGTCTATTTTTGAACTCGATCTAAATCTGACTTGTTTTTCGCAAAATTCAACTACATTTTTTCAACTGCTGAACACCAAACCTCACGACGGACTTGCGGAAGCGATGCAACCACCGTCGCCGCGCCCCTTCACCCGATCATGTTTATTGGAAATCCCGTACCAACAACGCGATGTAACGTATAATCGCAacgttgttttatttatttcttgcacGCATCCACCTAAAATAATTCTAAGCACGCCATCGGCCCAACAAACTGCACACATACGTTACGGCAAGACGGATTTATTCGCTACAGACTGCAACGAGATCGATTCGCATTAAGAGATTGCAACGTAGGTGCTTTTGATTTATACTGTTTTAGAGTGGATTTTTTCGTCGGCGAACTTTCCAGACAAATTGATTTCTCGTCCGTAGATGATTCGTCAACAGTTTTAAACCAAACAATAACAGAAATTATTTCGCAACAGTTTAAACGCCGGGGATAAAGTCCACCCACGGTGCGGAAAGTAATAAATACGACAAGTGACCGCCTGAAGTTGCGGAACCAGCAATACACGATTGATGCACACTTGCAGTGTGATTACGTCAACGAAATTTTATAATCCTAAATGGGTCGATATgagattaataaataataatgtatacaacggcaatgaattttgagcTGTTTATAGCATTTATCTGCTAATATTGAATATTAGGGTGGAAAGGTTAacttaacaaaaataacacggAGAGTTTTCGATTTTCAAGTTGATTTGTACTGCGTGCATTTTGataacgtttttattttatttttctctgaTTAAGTACGTACGAAAAACaagttatacatttttaaaatttgtgtaCTCTAGACGGACGGACACGTGGtaaacaaatatttcttcGATTTTACGTTGAGAAAGTGTTATTTGGTAACACACCGGTTTTCTGTCATTTTTCCTTACTCATTATTACACAACAACGAAACCAGCTAAAGAAGTAAAGACCAGATCTTTGGAATGCATTTTAAGAGTTGCACACGTTTAATCTCACTAAAACCTAAACATTATggctaaaattaaattaagtcaAAATCGAAATGTTTCCAGAGATTACCCAATTAATTCatcttaatttaaatatttcgtacattattatttaatatataGGTGTATTCAAAAATGGCGCATTCTATTTACATCACATGATTCAATGAtgaaatagaaacaaaaaactCTAATGCattatggcggccaaaaaattttggccgacactttcttgacattcaagtaaagtgtaaataaaccatTAGGAATcctaaccccactttcgattcttgtcatttcgacaatcaatttaaactgtttgaagctcagatattccaaaaatccgacatgaataaacaaaattagagcaatcgtacatagataatcTGAGGTAAACGtcctgtgtagtagaaatgacaaaataattttgagttttgaaatttaccacccaaaaaataacgttcagaatcaagacggtaatcacgatgacaataaagtacggactacaaattatttttttgaattgacagacaatgacggtcacggaatcttggccaacatttttttgacatttctaaaaaaaatgacaattattaaaaatcactttgaagtttttattctgatatcaaaaaagcaaggaaatggcattatcgagtcaaaagttgggttatattcaataaaggccagttcacacatatttgtcagttaaatgtcagttatggccaagattccgtgtccggaatagtactaaCCCTTCGCTCATGGAGTTATTAACAAACTTGGAAATTTGCTTCGGTTGTAATGGAGAAATACAAGCAGCGCTAATTTTACCATTTCGATTATTGGTTTATATGAAATTTCATTTGCTGTTTATAAATTCTGAATCTATTGCTACATATTAGgcgccatttttaatacaccctgtataagtaaTGATAATCatacaataacaaatttaattttattggcCTTGCGAATAGCATAAATATACTtattatgtttaaaaataatttattcagtgcaaatttatttggattattattttccgataaatgataaaattaaatattacatCACAGTATCATAGGACAAGGAATTTGTTGCTGATAACATTATAAAATGTGTCTACTTATGTATTGTAATGTAATCGATGGCGAAAACTTTCATGTtgcaaaatcaattttcaaaacaattatgtaatgtgcacctctgccaaaaagtgccttttgtcgtcgcctgttttcaagcctcggctgcgcctcggccagaaaactcagactcggacgaaaaagatgtaCTTTTTGGCCTAGATACACAAATTACTATTAAAgtgtgtttcttttttttacagATATGCTAATCCAAGCAATATgtaatttctgaaaaaaaaagaacctcCAAATCCTAAAAATGTTGCTTGCATAACAAAGTGAGCTCAAAGAGACAAAAGCGGTTCGAAAGATATGTGAAGTAAAAGATAAAAGAACAATTTCAGCCTAAAACTTGTACAATAGTTTGATAATTTGACATGCGGAATGTGTCATTGAAGTAAAAGACCAGCTTCGGAGATGAATTAACTGGTCAGGAGTAAGGAAATAATTCCTAAATTCGTTGGACAATCCGTTTGACGTGGGTTTCCTCAGATGTATAACTTCGAATGAAAAACGAAGCATCAGAGCAAATACATATAGGCTACCGTGAAGCAGAAGGACTCGGTTTTGGTTAtcagaaaacaaattttcCTCCAATAAGTTAACACAATGTTGATGCTGCTGAAGTATCATGTCAAGAGAAAGAATGTCTTGATGGAACGGAACTAGTTCTCTATTTAGTTTATAGTCCTGACCTCATACTGTCGgacattttctattccgtaaTGTTATTTATGTGTAACAACATAACTGAATAATGAAGAAACTAAAAGCCGAACGAATAACTTCATCACGGCATGGAACAACTTGAgggaacatattttttaaggtCTAAGTAAAATTTAACTGTAGAAGCCTTGGAGCttctagaaaaaatattaattctcTTCATtgaattatatttaataaaaatttgtaccGCAGCTATCTTTTTTTCTATACCTAccatgtgaaaaaaaaaaagattgaaaGCATACCTAactatgaaaaacaaaacctgAGTCATAGATTGACTCGTGTAAGTATCAATAATGTATTAGACTTTTAGTAAATCCAATAATCATCGAAAAtattgcatacaaaatattttcaatggaGTTACACAAGAGCTTCTTTCTATCAGATAGTTTTCTGTTTTCAACGAAATCTTATTGCCTAGGAATTTGAGTCAATATTTTTTGGAGATTAATTACTGCAAGGTTTCTAACAGCGTTTGAGATGttaaaacacaaaattatccagagaaaaataaagttcTAGTGTAGTTTGACAAGAGTATTTTAATACATAGTctggattaaaaaaacaccaaaatattaattttattttgcaatagttagttatttattatacgagttttataagacaccattttgtcgcatgcgttttttagagcacgaggagcgcagcgacgagtgcctataaagcaaacaagtgcgacaaaatagCTTATAAAAAGAGTAggtataatacaatatttttactattttgcctcttaaatttaaaaaaagttcaaaacataatgctaggaaaattatatttggcaaatattagggttggtaacgctggtaaatagactaacaattgtaagttttgaatttaaagtgtggTAAAATGCAGTGATCACGtagcaacaactcactatgagtcactgccaacattaaaaatttaagtaaatgttcctgaaacgcgtatcgaaaagactaaaagagctccttttcgaaacccgtttgagtgttatactgattgtgttataatagtatattaaaagacaagtttcataagaccagtcttgaagcacgaattcaagattaaaaaacgagtggcttagccacgagttattttaaagaatgagtgcttcaaagtcttatgaaacgagttttttatactattttttgtaatttgccctttttaagccgtttttaaacaaaaatgtttactttcctcgatttagggattttcgtggcggttggtaatgtcttaataataaaagtgaaaatttgatcaagtcttcaaagttgccttttgttttatccaaattctgtcacaaaacacgaatatgaaagataatctttcatgtacgcccgctgaaattgccaaaaatatggTCTCGAATTTTttgcctgataaatcctgataaacgattctttgcacattttgtaatttaaactgacacgcatgacggatcaagctatgccaacctaaaaattttcgtaaaatgttccgtgaaataatggctataaggacatcccagatgatgacgtcgcgttcgttaatatgtctattagagaatcaaaatggaggcaaattacaaaaaattcttttcagTACTATGTACTGTAGTGAGACCGTCCATTTGTGAGCGTGATGATGTCGTAAATTATCgcattttttatctttaatcTATCTTTTCAACTctcaatttaatttacaaatttatttggcTCGTCTAATCAACTTTTACgcttattattttcacttacctacgttgtgtttatttttcgtcAATAAAATCGATGGTGATGATTCATTTTAATAACTATTAGGAAATACTCAGAAGTCTTAACACAAATTCGGAGACAaagtagtgtcaaaaacacATGGAGGAAGAGATTTAAACACAAGTTTccccaaatttattttatgaataataaaaattgaataaaatgtaaacaaaatctCAAAGTAAACACACGGATATCGACTAGTTAGAAAGACAGTTAAAACCGattgcctttttttttctcttgttgtgtttcaaggtcgctccaatgtcttagtataactaaagggtaaggaaaattcatttgcacaaggtttgaatggtgggaaacgatttaggaggacgccctgtaGCTGTCTAGCcaaaaaaaacgcgaaaattccagaagtaaagtccattcattttgtattgaacttttcaaggtcaaataattttattttttggctctgtaattgttttgtaaataatgacatgcaggtaaacaccgtaaacgttgaattgagcattgctaaatcacattatgttggttagatgcatgtcactatttacaaaacataattacagagccaaaatttaaattatttgaccttgaaaagttcaatacaaaatgaatggactttagttaaagtgaacaataaCCATGATTTTCATCTAcatagttacctttgcattacctttataaaaatacgaagtgccgctctacaaaaaaaaaaaaaagaaggcactaccctaacctcaaaatatacatcaaaattctaaatgtgatttattgggAAGAGATGATATGACTAAAATCGTTATTTTAAGGCGCTAGGTAtgtatacattttaatcgttttttaattcagttcaataaattgtaacaattgtcaatttgattgatgacattttgCCACTTCAAAAAGAGTAGAGCGgtgcaggaaaatttacatgtgaaaAAATGCCAAAGCTAACTAGATgctaatcaaattattttgttccaccctgtacCTTTGTATTTATGGCTGTCAAAAGGGAAGCTAGGCGTCTTTTatcaatgtcaaattatcaATAATTCATGTTGTTCACAGTTAATTGTAACCATTTTTTGCGTTACTAACCTACATTTGTGAATTAGATAAAATCGGTAacaacattattaaaaaacttttaacagAAATCGATCTGAAAAGCATCTGCGCGATTATTTGATGGATGTTCTAACAATCCAATATTTCACTGTCAATACACAACAAAAGCATCCCAAGTAATTTAATTGCATCCATCAACTAGCCCCCATCAGATTACAACAatcaaaaaacagtttttcacaATAACTCTTGGCAAATCTCCCATTTCTCCAACAAATCGAgacaaaaaaactgttttcatGTCTCATCCCGTACATTCACATCAGACAAAATTCCTCGTTTACACTTACCATCGCcacaaacaattttaaaacgcACCGTACGTCGAGACTACACATCATATCCCTCGTCAAAGTCCTTTGACTCTTTTTTTAAGTAGGTTATTGCGCATTTCGTCCATCTCTTAATTCCGTGCCGTCGTTAATAGaactaaattgaaaaaagtcaaaatgattAACTTATTAGCGTTTGATAAACAGTTTAAAAGTGCCCAGCTTGACAATTGGTCATTTGCAAGGTCCTCGAATTTCACGCAAGATTCAACACACAATTCAACAAAACGCGCGTACAATGTGCACGCCATAACAAAGGGCACTTCCGTTcgtaataataatgaagttATAGGAAGTGAAGTGGGGGCAATAATAATGACACTATTATAGTCAGGAAGCACGAAACGTCCGATTGAATTGTTAGCGGTGAGGTGTCGATAGAGAGAATCCGCGCTTTCGCATGTGAATCAGTATTCTGAATTGGTCGTAGCATGTTCAAAAAACGCGGTGACAAGTCCGAAAAGGGCGCAAACAAGTGGAGAAAAATCGAAGAGGTGGTCTTGCCAACAGCCAAGTTGCGGTTCTGTCCGGAGCAACTGCAAAATCTGAACTACATTTTCCAGAGGCGGCTGCAACAGAAAAATTCCGTCGAGAGCGGTGAGCAGATAAAAATCCAGTCGTAACGTTGCCAAATTAAATCGCTTTGCAGATCGATCCGTTTTATTGGCTCGATCGGTCACGGAGAGACTAGTCCAGAGACTAATATGCTGCGCCGGAATTTTAGACCCGCGATTCGCATCCAAATTCCTCGTTGCAAACTACGACCAACTAACCGGAGTAATATTCCCGACGTAGCAACACCGGATTATTCACAACCTCAATTTCCAGAATTTGCCTTCAAAAAGCTTGGAATACATTATCGGACTGGACGCCCTTTCCACCCCTCCGCTTTATCAAAACGATCCGAGGCCCCGTTACTCCATTATAGAGGCCGACCCGGATTATCCCGCGGGCTATGCCCGTCTTCGCCTCCACACCACCACGATGAAGACTTGGGGCGACTGTGCCAACTCCGCCGGCTACCTTCGACGGTAAAGATCCCCCAGGACCCGTCAAACCTCCTCTAGCGAAACTGTTGCAGCGACAAAGTCCAAGCCAAGCTGGTGGAGCTGCTGGCGCAGGCCGCCGCCAGCGAAATCCCAAACTCGCCTCTGAACGTCGACGAGTCGATCCATTGCGGCACTCCTGGCAAAATAGTAGACGCTAATACGCTccatcaaattttaaaaatccccAGCGAACAACACGTTTTCTACGGTCCCG comes from the Tenebrio molitor chromosome 9, icTenMoli1.1, whole genome shotgun sequence genome and includes:
- the Der-2 gene encoding derlin-2; the encoded protein is MAYQTLRNEYLHMPPVTRAYTTACVITTLAVQLELATPFQLYFNPILILKQGQLWRLVTTFLFFGTFGFNFFFNMIFTYRYCRMLEEGSFRSRTADFVMMFLFGGTCMIIFAFFVNLLFLGQAFTIMLVYVWSRRNPYVRMNFFGLLNFQAPYLPWVLLGFSLLLGNAVYVDLMGIAVGHIYYFMEDVFPNQRGGFRILKTPHLMRTLFDEIPEDTDYVPPPEDRPGGFEWGNQNQEVNPQENPQ
- the LOC138139532 gene encoding protein phosphatase PTC7 homolog isoform X1; translated protein: MHSLWLTGRLISRAIFNGITNLSTAADPNIQRKTDPQLVSAVCGFSKERGIQRLIKGQFGDDAWFTAKHKSADVLGVADGVGGWRAYGIDPGEFSLHLMKTCERLVKLGRFTPTNPSDLLARSYCELLHHKKAILGSSTACVVILNRDNNTLYTANIGDSGFIVVRKGRIIRKSEEQQHYFNTPFQLSLPPPGYQADVLSDQPDSAITDNFPVEDGDVILVATDGVFDNLPQNLLVDELKKVQGERCASRLQMVANSIAWMARNLSFDETFISPFAESAFANGINTIGGKPDDITVLLATVAI
- the LOC138139532 gene encoding protein phosphatase PTC7 homolog isoform X2; protein product: MHSLWLTGRLISRAIFNGITNLSTAADPNIQRKTDPQLVSAVCGFSKERGIQRLIKGQFGDDAWFTAKHKSADVLGVADGVGGWRAYGIDPGEFSLHLMKTCERLVKLGRFTPTNPSDLLARSYCELLHHKKAILGSSTACVVILNRDNNTLYTANIGDSGFIVVRKGRIIRKSEEQQHYFNTPFQLSLPPPGYQADVLSDQPDSAITDNFPVEDGDVILVATDGVFDNLPQNLLVDELKKVRCWSKFA